A segment of the Streptomyces dengpaensis genome:
CTGAGCGGCCCCGGGGTGCGACCCGGGGCCCCTCGTTTTGACTGCCAGTACGAGCAGCCACGGCCCCGGCCTCCCCGATCGCTCGGGATGGCCGGGGCCGTGGTCGTTCGTGCGGGAGAGGTCAGGCGCTGATCCGCACCGGCTGCAGCGGCACCTCGGAGCCGCGGAACTCGGAGACCGTGTCGGCCGGGTGGATCCGGCAGGAGTTGTTGGCCTCTTCGACCGCCGTACCGCTGCGCTTGGCCATGGCCGTCTTCGCGCCGACCGTGGCTTCGCTGTGCTTCGCCCACACCTTGATCGACAGGTAGCGGGCGAGGAGCGCGTCAACGCGGGCTTCGCGATCCCGGAGCGGCTGAGCACGCTCCAGCTCCGCATAGACCGCGGCGAGCCGGGCACCGTCGGCACAACGGTGGGTGCCGCCACAGCGGCCGGCCACGCTGCTGGACCGGCACTTCTTGAGGTGCTCGCGGTAGGCGGCGAGCGCGTCGGCCACGCTCATGGACACCGGGGACATCCTGGTGACCGGCTTGGCCGGGGCCGGGAGCGGCTTGTAGTGCTGGCGGGCGGAGCGGCGGCCGGTCGCCGTGCTGTCGGCGGCGAGCATCGCCTCGCTCCACTGCTCGATCGAGATGTCGAGCTGGACGACCTGGTTGCTTCCGTCGCACCGGACGTGCTTCTCGCCTTCGGCGACCTTGTCGCTGATGCAGTGTTCGCGGATCACCAGTTTCGTGTCGCCCATCAGCCGGCGCCAGGTGCGGCAATCGGGGCAGACGAGGGACTTGACCTCGCCCTCACGGACGTTGATCTCCTGAGGGTCGATCTTGCTGAGCAGCATCGGCGCGCGGCGGTTGTCGCGCTTGGTGCGGGTCCGACCTGGACGCTTACGGTTCTTCGCCATCACGTTCCTTCCGGCGGGTGAAGCGAGTGCTGCCCTCTCTGCTCCGCCAGGCCGGCCTTGCGGCCGGGGGTCCTGGCGGACAGACAGCGCAACTTCGCTGTTCAGGGGTGGTTCAGGTGGAGCTATTCGGTACAGGCGCCGTCGACCGGGGGAGCGCGGGCTCAACCCCATTGCCGCCGCCCCGAAGGACGGTGACTCCTGCTGTTTTGCGGTGGTGCTCTGGTAGGGACCGAGGTTCCGGCTCCCTCATCCGGAACCGGCCTGAGGCCGGTTCCGGATGAGGGAGCCGGGTCCGTGGGGGGACCCAGCTAGGGACTTCACAACCTCGGTACCGAGGTTGCTCCCCCAAGTAGAACCTTCCTCGGTACCGATGTCAATAACATCAGTACCGAGCCTGTACTATGTGCGGGCTACTCCCGGCGTGGCCAAGCCGCCCGCGAGGTACCTCGGTAGCCAGCCGCCATAGGATCGATACCGAGGTTGGGAGACAGATGACCGACGAGACGGGCGCGCAGCTCACCAAGGCTCAGCACATCGCGGCTGAGTTGAAGGCAGCGATCGAACGCGGCGACTACGGCCCCGGCGATCGCCTGCCTGGAGAAAACGCGCTGGCCGCGCAACACGACGTCGCCACCCTTACGGCCCGCAGGGCACTGAAGATCTTGCGAGCCGAGGGCCTCATCGAGACCAAAAAGGGAGCCGGCGCCCGAGTTATCTCGTTCCACCCCATCCGCCGCCGCGGCATCCAGCGACTTGCCCGTCACCAGTGGGGAAGCGGGAAAACCGTCTGGTCGGCGGACGACCACCGCGCTCCGGACGTCGACCAGATCACGGTGCTGGAGGACACGGCCCCGCCACAACACATCAGCGACGTCCTTGAGTTGTCGCCCGGCGAGACGGTCTGCGTACGCAGCCGGCGATACGTCATGGAGGGACGCCCGGTCATGGTCGCGGAGTCCTACCTGCCGCAGTCGCTCGTTGCAGGCTCGCCCATCACACAGGCCGACACCGGACCCGGCGGCATCTACGCCCGCCTGGCCGACCTCGGTCACGCACCAGCCCATTTCCGCGAGGAGATCCGCGTGCGCATGCCCTCCGCCGAAGAAGCAGCCCGGCTGGCCATCCCCGCCGACAGAACCGTCATCAAGTTGGCGCGCACGGCGTTCGACGCCGACGGGCGAGCAGTGGAGATCAACGAGATGACCATGGACTCGGCTGCCTACGTCTTGGACTACGAGTTCGACGCATGACAATGGTCCGTGGCCACATGACGAGAGCGTCCGGCGGATCCGCGCCACGCGCGGCCGACGTCGTCGGCTGGCCACTGCGCTCACCGCTCTCGCCCGCTGGACGGCGTCAGCAGTGCCCGCAGGACCAGGCCAGTGACGCTGGTGCCAGCCGCCGCCGTAGCGATGTCGCGGACCACCAGGAGCAGGACCGAAGCAACCAGCCCAGCACTCAGGATCGCCACGATGGCTACGGCTGCTCTAGCCCAATGCCGCGTCTTCGGTGTGGGCGCGGTGCCACGTCCATCGCACGCGCATACATGGACAACGGACCTGAGATCAGCTGGACGACCGTGCGCGTCGAACACCTCGTGCCGGCTGTCGGTCATGGTGCCCTCCTCAACTCGCGGTCGGATCGCAGAATTTGCTGATCACAACCGTCTGATGGGGGAGCATGACCAGACGAGGTCCCTCAGCGGCCCGGTCCGGGACCTGGACC
Coding sequences within it:
- a CDS encoding GntR family transcriptional regulator, translating into MTDETGAQLTKAQHIAAELKAAIERGDYGPGDRLPGENALAAQHDVATLTARRALKILRAEGLIETKKGAGARVISFHPIRRRGIQRLARHQWGSGKTVWSADDHRAPDVDQITVLEDTAPPQHISDVLELSPGETVCVRSRRYVMEGRPVMVAESYLPQSLVAGSPITQADTGPGGIYARLADLGHAPAHFREEIRVRMPSAEEAARLAIPADRTVIKLARTAFDADGRAVEINEMTMDSAAYVLDYEFDA